Within the Erythrobacter insulae genome, the region GCCTAGCGATATCATTGATCTGGCATCATTGGTTGACCGGGCAGCATCGGATGCAGCAGGGCCGCATCGGATCGAACGTCTTGAACTCGCATTAAATTGTTCGCCAAAAGTACGCGGTGATCGCCAGCAATTGGAGCAACTGGTTCGCAATCTGGTCGACAACTCGCTCAAATACGGCACGCAAGGCACTCCTGTAAAAGTCAGTCTAGATATGACTCGCGAGAATTTTGCGCGGATTTCAGTGATCGATATCGGCGAAGGGATCGCGCCTGAACAAATCCCGCTACTTACGCGCCGCTTTTACCGGACCGATCCCGGTCGCAGTCGTGCATCTGGGGGCACCGGACTGGGCCTTGCGATTGTTAAACATATTGTGGAACGTCACCGCGGTCGTCTCGACATCGAAAGCGAACTTGGCAAAGGGACACAAATTGTCGTTCGGATGCCTGTCGCATTAGAGCCGATTGAAATTTCGGAAGCGGAGCGAACGGATGCAGCAGAGGGTTCATTCGAGTGATTGTCATCGCATTGTCTTATTTCCTCAACATGGCGGACTCGCAGAGACTTTTCTGAACTCGCTCCATCGGATTCGGGCAGCACTCTCAGGGGAAACAGGTTTTAAGTAATGTCGCCGATCACACTCATTCTGATTGCCATCGGGCTGGGTCTCGCAGGTTGGCTGGCAGGCCGCGCAAAGGCGTGGAGCTTTCAAAAAGCGGCACCGGAAACGCGCCCTGTCGCACGGCCGGTATATCATGCGTGGTATGTTGCCCTTTGGATCGTGGTGCCAGTTTTGGCGTTTATCGCGATCTGGTCGTTTGTTGCGCCGCAACTCGTTTCGCAAAGCGTCCTGAGTTCACCGGCAGCAGAAGCCTTGCCGGAATTCGGATTTGAGCGTGATTCATGGCTGTCCGAGGCCCGCGCTGTTGCGAGCGGAGATGCCGTTGGCGTGTTTAACGATGCCGCCGAGCCGCTGGTTGAACCGTTTAGACAGGCAATTGACCGATACAGCCTGATCGGTGTCGTTTTGACGATCATGATCGGATTTGCCGGAGGCGCCTTTGCGTTCTTGCGCATTCGCCCGGACTTTCGCGCTCGTACTAAGGTTGAACGGACGGTTATGACCGTCTTGTTACTCGCATCGCTAGTGGCAATTTTGACCACGTTCGGAATCTTTGCGAGCCTTGTGTTCGAAACCGTCCGGTTCTTTGGCATGGTTTCGCCGATCGACTTTTTCACCGGGACATTCTGGGGTCCCGACCCGATGAGCAGCGCGGATAATACCGATGGCTCCCGCTATGGCGCGATCCCGCTGTTCTGGGGCACCCTGTTTATCGGCGCGATTATCGCGATGATTGTGGCCATTCCGCTTGGTCTATTGAGCGCAATTTATCTGACCCAATACGCAGATCCTCGCTTACGCGCTTGGGTGAAACCCGCGCTGGAAATTCTCGCAGGCGTGCCCACCGTTGTGTACGGATATTTCGCAGCTCTTACTGTCGCGCCGGCGATCCGGGATGCAGCGGTGGCGATAGGCATATCAGGCGCTTCGACGGAAAGCGCGCTTGCCGCAGGCGTGGTCATGGGTGTGATGATCATCCCGTTCGTATCGTCCATGGCCGATGACTCAATCGCGGCTGTGCCATCGGCGATGCGCGATGGCAGCTATGCGATGGGTGCAACCAAATCAGAAACAATCAAGAGAGTGCTGTTCCCGGCCGCCCTACCCGGCATTGTTGCGGGAATTATGCTCGCAATCAGCCGGGCCATCGGTGAAACAATGATCGTGGTGATGGCCGCATCCACCGCCGCCAATCTAAGCGCCAATCCGCTCGACCGGATGACAACGGTCACGGTGCAAATCGTAAAGCTGCTTACCGGTGAACAAAGCACCGATCACCCGACTTATCTCAGCGCCTTTGCGCTTGGTTTCACCTTGTTCCTGGTCACCCTTGTGCTGAACATCATCGCTCTGCGCGTCGTAAAACGGTTCCGTGAAGCTTATGACTGATCCAACAACCCCATCGGCCACCGCCGCCGCCGAAGCGAACGCATCGGACCGCGCAAGTTCGGTTGGCCCAACCCGTACGCCGGAATTCGAAAAGCGCCTTGCAAAGCGGTATCGTAAGGAGCGTAATTTCAAACGCATGGGACAAGGCGCGATTGCGTTCTCAGTCGGCGTTCTGATCTTCCTGCTCGCAAATATGTTCATAAACGGGATCGGCGGTTTCCAGCGCGCTGAACTCGAAGTTCCGATTGATTTCTCTCAAAGCGGTATCGCCGCCGACGAAGCGACACTGAGCACGCCAACCGCGCTGCAAACACTCGAAGCTCAGGGATTGGCGGATGTTGTCCAATTCTATGCCGAGGAAGAGCTTGGAGAAGAGGGCGCCGCAGAATTGAGCCGCGAAGCATGGCGCGACGTTGCTCTTGCTCTGACCAAAGATCCTTCACTCTTGTCGCAAAGCGGCACATTTTATCTTCCCGCATCTTCAGATCTCGCAGCTGGCCTCGCAGGCGAAGGGTCGCCCGAGATGCAAGCTTTGGCGTCCGATCTCGCAGCAAAAGGCAAACTTGCAGAAAATTGGGACGAAGGCTTTCTGGCGCGCTCGGATGCGACAAGCCCTCAAGCCGCAGGTATCTGGGGGGCGCTAAAGGGTTCGATCCTGACGATGATCGTCACTTTCGTTCTGGCATTCCCAATTGGCGTGCTCGCGGCGCTTTATCTTGAGGAATACGCCCCGAAAAACCGTTGGACCGACTTGATCGAAGTATCGATCAACAATCTGGCTGCCGTTCCTTCGATCATTTTTGGCTTGCTCGGACTTGCCGTTTTCCTGTGGCTTTTCCCGAACCTTCGATCCGCGCCGCTGATTGGCGGTATGACCCTCGCACTGATGACGATGCCTGTTATCGTTATCTCAGGGCGCAACGCGATCAAAGCGGTTCCGCCGTCGATACGTGACGGGGCTCTTGCTGTGGGTGCCTCGCCGGTTCAGGTGGTTTTTCACCACGTTCTACCGCTTGCGATGCCGGGGATGCTGACAGGGACCATTATTGGTATGGCCCGCGCGCTTGGCGAAACGGCTCCGCTCCTTCTGATTGGTATGCGCGCATTTGTGGCAACGCCGCCCGATGGCTTTACCTCTGCTTCTACTGTATTACCGATGCAGATCTTTCTATGGTCCGATGAGATCGACCGCGGTTTCGTAGAGAGAACAAGTGCTGCAATCATCGTACTCTTGCTGTTCCTCATGTTGATGAACGGCGTCGCAATTTACCTCCGCAACAAATTCGAGAAGACCTGGTGACTGTCATTCACGAAAACCTCCAAGACACTGCCAGCAAAATGAAGGCTCGCGATGTCACGGTCTATTATGGCGACAAGAAAGCCATTGATGAGGTGTCGATCGACATTTCACCTGACTATGTGACGGCATTCATCGGCCCATCGGGCTGCGGCAAGTCAACTTTCCTTCGATGCTTCAATCGTATGAATGATACGATCCCGATCGCGAAGGTCGAAGGGCTGATCGAGCTTGAGGGAGAAGACATCCACTCCAACGCAATGGACGTTGTCCAGCTGCGCGCCCGCGTCGGGATGGTTTTTCAGAAACCCAACCCGTTCCCGAAATCGATTTATGACAACATCGCTTATGGCCCGAAAATTCACGGCTTGGCCGAGAAAAAGCCTGATCTTGACGCGATCGTCGAAAAATCGCTCGTTCGCGCAGGCCTCTGGGATGAAGTGAAAGACAGATTGGATGATTCCGGCACAGCATTGTCGGGCGGTCAGCAACAGCGCCTGTGCATAGCGCGCGCTATCGCTGTCGATCCCGAAGTCATCCTGATGGACGAGCCCGCGTCTGCACTTGACCCGATCGCAACTGCAAAGATCGAGGAATTGATTGACGAACTCTCTGGCCGCTATGCCATCGTCATTGTCACGCACTCGATGCAACAGGCAGCGCGTGTTTCACAGCGGACTGCGTTCTTCCATCTTGGGAAAATGGTAGAATATGGGCGCACGTCCGATATTTTTACCAACCCGATTGAGCAGCGCACTCAAGATTACATCACAGGGCGATACGGATAATGGCCGAACATACCGTCAAAGCGTTCGATGAAGATATCACCCGTCTCCGCGGTCTGATTGCTGAGATGGGCGGTCTTGCTGAGGTCGCCATTCAGGAAGCACTCGACGCGATGATGCGCGGCGATGAAGAGCTTGGCGATCGCGTGGTGGCCAATGACAAGAAAATCGATGCGCTCGAATCAGAAGTGGATCGGCTCGCCGTGCGCATTATCGCTTTACGTGCGCCGATGGCCGATGATCTTCGCGAAGTTATCGCCGCGCTCAAGATCGCCGGCGTGGTTGAGCGGATCGGAGATTATTCCAAGAACATCGCCAAACGCGTCAATAGGATCGAAGGCCGCGACCGGTTTGAACCGCTTACATTGCTCGGTGCAATGGGCGACCTGGCCAGCGAAATGGTACACGACGTTTTGACTGCATATGCAGCCCGCGATCCAGAGCTGGCCCGTGAAGTGATCGCCACCGATGATAAGGTTGATGCGTTTTATAACAGCATTTTTCGCAACCTTGTCAGCCATATGGTCGAAAATCCTGCCACTATCTCAAGCGCAGCCCAGTTGTTGTTCGTCGCACGTAACCTGGAACGGATCGGTGACCACGCAACCAACGTGGCGGAAATGGTCCATTATGCTGCAACCGGCCTATATCCACCAGAAGAAGAGACTGCATAATTCGCGCTGTTTCGAACTGTGCAACTAATGGAGACGAGCACCGATGCTAGCTGCCAAATTGCTACTTGTCGAAGACGATCCAGCTCTTTCGGAACTGCTTGAATATCGCTTCAAAAACGAAGGATATGACGTCCGCTCCACTGGTGACGGTGATGAAGCTTTGGTCCTTGCCAGCGAAGATGTACCCGACCTTATCATTCTTGATTGGATGATCGAAGGAACCAGCGGGATCGAAGTCTGCCGCAGGTTGCGCCGGGACAAGGAAACGGCCCACGTTCCCATCATAATGCTGACCGCACGCGAAGCCGAAGATGACCGGGTACGCGGCCTTGAAACCGGCGCGGATGATTACCTTACAAAACCATTCAGCCCGCGCGAATTGCTTGCGCGTGTTGCGGCGGTGATGCGGCGTATTCGCCCTGCTCTTGCCGGTGAAAAGGTTGATGTGGGTGACATCTCGCTTGATCCGGTGGCGCATAAGGTTGAACGGCGCGGCAAATCGCTCCAGCTCGGCCCAACCGAATACCGCCTGTTGAAATTCTTCATGGAAAGCCCTGGCCGAGTTTTTAGCCGCGGGCAGCTTTTGGATGGTGTCTGGGGAACAGGGTCGGAAATCGAATTGCGCACCGTTGACGTGCACATCCGCCGACTGCGCAAAGCGATTGATATCGAAGGCGTCAAAGATCCGATCCGCACAGTTCGTTCTGCGGGTTACGCGTTAGAACCCGGCTGATCATGCCAAACGCTGATTAACGGCAAACGCCGCGCCAGCGTCCCTGTTGGTCAAGATGGAAATGGTCTGCGTGGGCGGCGTTGTAATCGGGTGAGAGAACCGTCGCGAAAGCCGTGCATGCACCATCTCGTACTTCACGCAGAAAACGCTGTTCATCGTTATCGCCATCCCATCCACCAAGGACGCTGATACGGCGCCCGTCTTTAAGGACAAACGCAGATATATCGATCGCATTGGAACTAGCATGTTCGCTCCATGGGCCGTCATCGCCGCCATAAAGACGGCGGCAGGAATACGCGCCAAGATGTTCTATCTGGTCAAGATCGCTGCCAAGAATTTCCCGCGCTGCCGGCTCAACGTTTTTGGCCCGCCAAACCTCTAATCCAACAGCGACCGGACAAGTCACAGAGGGCGTATTCGGGCTCAAGGGATAAGCATCAAGTTGCGTGCGGTCCTGTCGCTCACATACTCCGCTACCGGTGCTCGGAAGAGCGCGAAACGAAACCTCGCTGCGGGAAAGCGCCAGTCGGCATTCTTCGACATCGCCTTTCAGCGCCGCGAGTTTGCCTGCAGTCGCAATACCGATGGGATCGCGTAGATCGAGCGGAGCCCAAGGATTATGTTCGGGGTGCACGCTGATCCAGCTCCATAGCCCAACCCCGAGCGCAATCAGCGCGAGCAAGCCGATCATACGCCGATCGCCAGAAAATGCCCCAATGCGGCGGTTGATGCGCCGAGTTGTTTTTTTGCGTGCCATATAGAATTCAGGTCTAATGAAAGTCGCGTGATTTGGGAATGATCCTGTGATTGCGCGGATGGCCAGTCACATTGGAAAGCTGATCGATCAAATCGCGCGGCTGCAACGCCTCTCGTGTTTCTGGAGGTGCTCTACTCACAAGCGGCGCATTAACATGATCGGCGCGCGCCACGGGCGCGTTCAGCATGTCATCGGACAGCCGGTAAAGCTGATCTGTTGCGTCAGTCATATTCTGTGCGATGACATGTATGACCTCGTCATCATATTCGACCCGTCCGCGCACTTCCATCAATCGGGCGCCCATCACAACACGGCGCTGTTTCTCTTTGAGATCAGGCCATATGACGAGGTTGATCACACCTGTCTCGTCTTCGAGTGTGATAAAACATACCCCTTTAGCAGAGCCCGGACGCTGACGAATGAGAACGACCCCGGCAACCTGAACCATGCTGCGGAATTTCCGATCGCGCAGATCGCACGCACGCGCAAAACCACGCTCTGCCAATTGCGGGCGCAGGAACGCCATCGGATGCGCTTTAAGGCTGAGCCGTGTGGTTTGATAATCGGCAACGACCTCTTCCGACATAGGCATAATCGGCAATTGCACTTGCATACGTTCGGCCCCTTCATCGCGCTGCGCCGCCGCGCGGAATAATGGCAGATCAGGCCCTGCAATCAGGCTGCGCGCATCCCACAAGGCCTGCCTGCGGGACAAGTCCATCGAACCAAAGCAATCCGCACTCGCAAGCCGTTCGATATGGGCGGGAGAAAGACCCGCCCGCTCTCGCAATTCGGCAACATCGCGGTACACACCGCTCGCCTCACGTTCGGCAATCAATTGCGCGGCAATATGTTCGGGCAACCCGTCAATCCGGCGCAGACCAAGTCGCAGCGCGATATGGCGATCAAGACGGCCCGATTGCTCATCCTTGCATTCGGCAACCGGCTCCAAAGTGCAATCCCACTGTGACCGGTTCACATCGCTGGGAAGCACCTTCACCCCGTGTTCGCGCGCATCGCGCACAATCTGGGCCGGTGCATAAAACCCCATCGGCTGTGAATTGAGCAATGCGGCAGCAAAGGCAGCCGGAAAATGACATTTCAGCCAACTGGAAACATAAACAAGATGCGCGAAGGATGCGGCGTGGCTTTCGGGAAAACCATATTCACCAAAACCCCTGATCTGGTTGAAACAGCGTTGTGCAAACTCGCGTTCATAGCCGCGCTTCACCATCCGCTCGACCATCATATCCTGCAGCTCATCCACCATCCCACGGCTGCGGAATGTGGCCATCGCCTTGCGTAGCCGGTTGGCCTCCAGCGAAGAAAATTTCGCTGCATCCAGGGCGATCTTCATCGCCTGCTCCTGAAAGATCGGAACGCCCAAAGTTCGCCCGAGAATGCTCGAAAGCTCATCAGGCGGACCATGCTGCGGCGCCGGAGCCGGAATAGAGACTTTCTCCGCACCTCTACGGCGTTTGAGATAAGGGTGAACCATGTCGCCTTGGATCGGGCCAGGCCGGACAATCGCCACCTGAATCACAAGGTCATAAAATTCACGCGGGCGCAGGCGCGGCAGCATATTCATCTGAGCCCGGCTTTCGACCTGAAAAACTCCCAGCGAATCCCCTTTGCGCAGCATCGCATAGGTTTCCGGATCTTCGCGCGGGACACTCGCCAGCGTCAAAGCGCGCCCATGATGCGCCTCCAGAAGATCGAGGCACTTCTTGATGCAGGTCAGCATCCCCAGCGCCAGCACATCAACCTTTAGAATACCCAGCGTCTCAATATCATCCTTATCCCATTCGATAAAACTGCGGTTCGCCATCGCGCCATTACCGATCGGCACAGTTTCCGTAAGCGCACCTTCCGTCAGGATAAAGCCGCCGACATGCTGCGACAGGTGGCGCGGCATACCAATCATTTGCTCGGTCAATTTGAGCACGCGCCGAAGATGCGGATCCTCAAGCTTCATGCCGATTTCCTCGACATGCGCTTCACCGATTTCGCGGCCATGTCCGCCCCATACCGTACGTGCGAGCGAGCTGGTGATGTCTTGCGACAGCCCCATCGCCTTACCCACCTCGCGGATCGCCATACGCGGGCGATAATGAATCACTGTCGCTGTAAGCCCGGCGCGGTGCCGCCCATATCTTTTGTAGATGTACTGGATCACCTCCTCGCGCCGCTCATGCTCGAAATCGACATCAATATCGGGCGGTTCCTTGCGCTCTTCCGAGATAAAGCGATCGAATAAGAGTTGATGCTTGGCCGGATCGACGCTGGTGATTTCCAGACAATAACAAACAGCCGAATTTGCCGCACTTCCCCGCCCCTGGCACAAGATCGGCGGCTCTACAGAACGCGCGAAATCGACGATGTCCTTGATCGTGAGAAAATATCGCGCAAGGTCCAGTTTCGCGATCAAAGCAAGCTCTCGCTCCAGCGTGTCGCGCACGCTATCGGGCACGCCGCAAGGGTAACGTCGCTCTGCCCCGTTCCATGTCTCTATCTCGAGATATTCTTGCGGAGACATGCCATCGGGATAAATTTCTTCCGGATATTCGTAACGCAATTCATTGAGGCTGAAATGACACGCATCAGCCACTTTGCGCGCAGCGGCAATCGCGTGCGGCCAGCGCGCAAACAGGCGAACCATTTCATAGGGCGCCTTAAGATGCCGCTCTGAATTGGCGTGCAGCAAATGCCCGGCCTCAGCGACGGTGGTCTTGTGTGCGATCGCGGTCATCACGTCCTGAAGCGGGCGGCGTTCAGGCGTGTGGTAATGCACATCATTGGTAGCAAGCAGAGCAAGTCCATTGGCACAGGCGAGCGCATCAAGGCGATCAATGCGGGCTATATCATCACCGCGATACAGGTAACTTGCAGCAAGATGCCCAAGGCTGAGAAGCCCGCGCACAAGATGCGGCAATAAATCCGATACAGTGCCTGTTACATGGCTTTCCAGACCGCTGCCGTCGAACGCGACAACATTGCTTGCCCATGCGGGAACAGTAAAGCGCGTCTCCAGATCATCGGGCGGAACCAAGATCAACTGTACGCCTTCGCCATGGTCAGCAAGCATTGCGAGATCAATCTCGCATACGCCTTTGTCCTGCCATTCTCCCCCGAGTGTCCGCATCCGTCCCGCACTGATCAAACGGCATAGCCTGCCATAGGCGCAGCGGTCCTTGGGATAGGCGAGAAAGGCCAGGCCTTCGGCTGTTTCGATCCGCGTACCGATCACTGGCCTTAGCTTGAGTGTCGCTGCCTCGCTATGGATGCGCACGACACCTGCCATGGAGTTCACATCGGCAATGCCGATCGCATCATATCCAAGTGAGCGCGCTCTCATCACAAGGTCCACCGCATCGGAGGCCCCGCGCAGAAAGCTGAAACAGCTTACAAGTCCCAGCTCCACAAATGGCGCGCGCGAAGGGGTTTCGATAAGGTCGGGATCAATGTCCAGCGTGCGTTTATCGGGCGTAAGCGGAGCTTCGGGCATCCCCTCACGCCTCAAGCTCGGTAAGGCGCGCGCGGATCGCGGCCAGATCGTTTGCAAACAAAGCCGCCTGTTCCACGCGCGCTTTGCCATCGAGGCGCAGCAAATAGGATGGATGCACCGTCACCCACAATTCGCTGCCATCTTCAAGCGGGATCGCTTTACCGCGCGCCTGCGACACGCTCACTGTTTTACCAATCAGACCGCGCGCGGCTGATGCTCCCAAAGCCACCACTACACGCGGCTTTACAACGGCGCGCTCGGCCTCCAGCCACCAGCGACAAGTATCAATTTCCTTAGCAGTAGGGCTTTGGTGAAGCCGGCGCTTGCCTCGCCAGCTGAATTTGAAATGCTTTACAGCGTTGGTGACATAGGCGGCGGCGCGGTCGATACCGGCCCGCTCCAGATGCTCGTCCAGCATTTGGCCTGCTGGCCCTATAAAAGGCCTGCCTGCTTTACCTTCATGATCGCCAGGCTGTTCGCCGACAATCATCAGCGCGGCGTCAACCTTGCCCTCCCCGGCAACCGCGCGAGTCCCGCATGTCGCAATTGCACAATCACGGCACGCGGCGATCGCATCGCCAATCTCTCCAAAGGTCGCTGGGTGTTTACGCTCCTCGCGTTCGCCTGCCGCCACCATTCCCGCTTCGCGCGCCTGCGCACCAGCGATCAGACCGGGGATCAATTCCGCCTCCGGCATATTTTTCCAGTACTTTTTCGGCATCTCAGCCATCATCGCACCGACTTTCAACCGCGCCGGATTAAAAGTGGAGGCGTAGTAGGATTTCCACAAATCCTCTATCGGATCGCCTGAGGGGGCATCGTTTCGCTGCGCAGGACCGCTTTCGCGCATGGTTTCACCGTCCCAGTGAATACAGCCACGCGGTGTCAATATAGACCAATGCATGTTGGCAAATCTGCGCATGAAGAAACCTGCATTGGCGCGCACGATATGATGATCCGGTTCAAACCACGCGACATAGTGTTCACCTGTATCGCTTGGGACTTCGCGAAAACGGACAAAGGCATGCATCTTATGACTGTCGCGCCGCACCGATTTGTCGAGCTCTTCGATCCGGCGCACATCAGTGTCCGCCTTGTCCTCCATCCCGCGCGGGTTTGACTGGAGCCGCCATAGCATCCGGTAAAGCAGACCAAACCGCTCTGTATCCGAATGGAGGGCGGCATTGCGGGCCACCTGCATAAACCGTTTACTCGCCCGCACAGGAGGTGCCTCCTGACCGGCGACAGGCAGACGTTTTTCACCGCGAGAATGACCCTCATGCGCGAACAGATCGCCCGTCTCGCCCGGTTCCACCCAGCTCACACGGTCGGGCGGAACATCGCACTGGATCAAACCACGTGCGCGCTCACGCCAGAATGCGAAGTCATCGGGCGCGGGCATGTGGACGGTGTAATGCGCGCCTAACGATACATTTTGCACATTTGCTCTTTGGACTGTCATCAAAACAGTTCCAGCTGTTCCTGCTTGGGCGTCAGCAATGCGCGCAGATCTGCTCGGTCGGTAAGGCTTGTCGGCCTCCAATCGAGCGCCACCAGAAACGGACGCACCTTCGCAATCGACTGGGTTAGCCTTGCGACATCGTCCAGACGCAAAGTCCGGTGCCGCCGCGCGTTCAATATCCGTCCAACCGCCGTGGTCCCCAACCCGGGGACACGCAACAATTGTTCTTTCGAAGCGCGGTTTACATCAACGGGAAACTGTCCGCGAAACTTGAGCGCCCAAGCGAGTTTGGGATCAATATCCAGCGGCAGATTGCCATGGCTATCGGTTGCCTGCGCCACCTCATCGGGCGCATAGCCATAGAACCGCATCAACCAATCCGACTGATACAGCCGGTGCTCCCGCATCAGCGGAGGGCGTTTCAAAGGCAGAACCGCACTCGCATCGGGAATCGGCGAGAACGCGCTGTAATACACCCGGCGCAATCCGAAACTGCCGTAGAGCGTACTCGCTTTCACCACGATATCCGCATCAGAGGCATTGTCTGCCCCAACAATCATCTGAGTTGATTGGCCTGCCGGGGCAAAACGCGGCGCGTGTTTGAAGCGTTTGCGTTCATCTTTTGCCTCGATGATACGCGATTTGGTCTTGGCCAACGCGCCTTCGATCTGGCGTGCATCCTTGTCCGGTGCGAGACGCGCCAGGCCGCTTGTGGTTGGCAGCTCGACATTGATCGAAACACGATCCGCATACAGACCCGCCTGATGGATCAGGCCAGGATCCGCTTCGGGAATGGTTTTCAGGTGAATATACCCGCGAAAATCATATTCCTCGCGCAGGATACGGGCGCATTCGACCAGCTGCTCCATCGTGTGGTTAGAGCTTTTGATAATGCCCGAGGACAGAAACAGCCCCTCGATATAATTGCGCTTGTAGAAATTGATCGTGAGGTCCGCGACCTCTTGCGGGGTGAAGCGCGCACGGCGCACATTGCTGCTTTTGCGATTGATACAATAATGGCAATCGAAGATGCAGTGATTGGTCAGCAGCACCTTGAGCAGCGAGATGCATCGCCCATCAGGAGCATAGGCATGGCAAATTCCCATCCCTTCGGTTGAACCGATGCCGCCCCGCCCTTTTGCACCGCCGAGCGAATTCTTTTTCGCCGTCCCCGAAGACGCGCAGGAGGCATCGTACTTTGCCGCATCGGCCAGTATTTCAAGCCTTTGCTGAAGCGTTTGTTGAGTCGTATTTTGAGCCATGGGAACACCTTTATGTTCCTTATATGTTCCAAAAATAAATCCAGCAAATGCAAACTATGCATGTTGCAGTCATCAATCGTATATGATATATAATAACACACGGACCGGGCCCCTCTGGCGAGCAATCCTGCTCGTGATGTCGGACGTAACCTGCGGCATAGCCGCTTGATTCATGTGGGGGGCCATTTCAGCTCCCTGCAAGGGAGTATGAAATGAATAA harbors:
- a CDS encoding error-prone DNA polymerase; translated protein: MPEAPLTPDKRTLDIDPDLIETPSRAPFVELGLVSCFSFLRGASDAVDLVMRARSLGYDAIGIADVNSMAGVVRIHSEAATLKLRPVIGTRIETAEGLAFLAYPKDRCAYGRLCRLISAGRMRTLGGEWQDKGVCEIDLAMLADHGEGVQLILVPPDDLETRFTVPAWASNVVAFDGSGLESHVTGTVSDLLPHLVRGLLSLGHLAASYLYRGDDIARIDRLDALACANGLALLATNDVHYHTPERRPLQDVMTAIAHKTTVAEAGHLLHANSERHLKAPYEMVRLFARWPHAIAAARKVADACHFSLNELRYEYPEEIYPDGMSPQEYLEIETWNGAERRYPCGVPDSVRDTLERELALIAKLDLARYFLTIKDIVDFARSVEPPILCQGRGSAANSAVCYCLEITSVDPAKHQLLFDRFISEERKEPPDIDVDFEHERREEVIQYIYKRYGRHRAGLTATVIHYRPRMAIREVGKAMGLSQDITSSLARTVWGGHGREIGEAHVEEIGMKLEDPHLRRVLKLTEQMIGMPRHLSQHVGGFILTEGALTETVPIGNGAMANRSFIEWDKDDIETLGILKVDVLALGMLTCIKKCLDLLEAHHGRALTLASVPREDPETYAMLRKGDSLGVFQVESRAQMNMLPRLRPREFYDLVIQVAIVRPGPIQGDMVHPYLKRRRGAEKVSIPAPAPQHGPPDELSSILGRTLGVPIFQEQAMKIALDAAKFSSLEANRLRKAMATFRSRGMVDELQDMMVERMVKRGYEREFAQRCFNQIRGFGEYGFPESHAASFAHLVYVSSWLKCHFPAAFAAALLNSQPMGFYAPAQIVRDAREHGVKVLPSDVNRSQWDCTLEPVAECKDEQSGRLDRHIALRLGLRRIDGLPEHIAAQLIAEREASGVYRDVAELRERAGLSPAHIERLASADCFGSMDLSRRQALWDARSLIAGPDLPLFRAAAQRDEGAERMQVQLPIMPMSEEVVADYQTTRLSLKAHPMAFLRPQLAERGFARACDLRDRKFRSMVQVAGVVLIRQRPGSAKGVCFITLEDETGVINLVIWPDLKEKQRRVVMGARLMEVRGRVEYDDEVIHVIAQNMTDATDQLYRLSDDMLNAPVARADHVNAPLVSRAPPETREALQPRDLIDQLSNVTGHPRNHRIIPKSRDFH
- a CDS encoding UdgX family uracil-DNA binding protein (This protein belongs to the uracil DNA glycosylase superfamily, members of which act in excision repair of DNA. However, it belongs more specifically to UdgX branch, whose founding member was found to bind uracil in DNA (where it does not belong), without cleaving it, appears to promote DNA repair by a pathway involving RecA, rather than base excision.) encodes the protein MTVQRANVQNVSLGAHYTVHMPAPDDFAFWRERARGLIQCDVPPDRVSWVEPGETGDLFAHEGHSRGEKRLPVAGQEAPPVRASKRFMQVARNAALHSDTERFGLLYRMLWRLQSNPRGMEDKADTDVRRIEELDKSVRRDSHKMHAFVRFREVPSDTGEHYVAWFEPDHHIVRANAGFFMRRFANMHWSILTPRGCIHWDGETMRESGPAQRNDAPSGDPIEDLWKSYYASTFNPARLKVGAMMAEMPKKYWKNMPEAELIPGLIAGAQAREAGMVAAGEREERKHPATFGEIGDAIAACRDCAIATCGTRAVAGEGKVDAALMIVGEQPGDHEGKAGRPFIGPAGQMLDEHLERAGIDRAAAYVTNAVKHFKFSWRGKRRLHQSPTAKEIDTCRWWLEAERAVVKPRVVVALGASAARGLIGKTVSVSQARGKAIPLEDGSELWVTVHPSYLLRLDGKARVEQAALFANDLAAIRARLTELEA
- a CDS encoding putative DNA modification/repair radical SAM protein, whose protein sequence is MAQNTTQQTLQQRLEILADAAKYDASCASSGTAKKNSLGGAKGRGGIGSTEGMGICHAYAPDGRCISLLKVLLTNHCIFDCHYCINRKSSNVRRARFTPQEVADLTINFYKRNYIEGLFLSSGIIKSSNHTMEQLVECARILREEYDFRGYIHLKTIPEADPGLIHQAGLYADRVSINVELPTTSGLARLAPDKDARQIEGALAKTKSRIIEAKDERKRFKHAPRFAPAGQSTQMIVGADNASDADIVVKASTLYGSFGLRRVYYSAFSPIPDASAVLPLKRPPLMREHRLYQSDWLMRFYGYAPDEVAQATDSHGNLPLDIDPKLAWALKFRGQFPVDVNRASKEQLLRVPGLGTTAVGRILNARRHRTLRLDDVARLTQSIAKVRPFLVALDWRPTSLTDRADLRALLTPKQEQLELF